GCAGCTGCGGATCGATGGGAAACTACCTCGAAGCGGAGTTCGGCGTAGGAGACACCGCGATTGCTCCGCGCGAAGCGGCGCAGCACCGGTTCGCCCTCCGATCTGAGAAATTCGATCGCCTCGTAGATATCTCGAGTAGCCATCGCCAGGTTCCCGGTCACCATAGCTCAGAGGAAATTCGGGAGCGAGAAAGCTGGCCACGCGGCCAGCGCGAGCGTCTCGAGGCCACTTTCGTCTCGCCCTGGCCTTCCCGATTCAGGCCCGCCAGACCGGAGCTGAGGAGGCCAACACAGACGCTACTGGACGGTAATCGGGATTTTCAGGTCGAATTCCGAATCGATCGCCACACCGTTCTTCATCGCTGGAAAGAAGCGCCACTGTTTGAGGGCGTCGAGGATAATTTGGTTGAGTCGGGGGCTCTCGGTCTTGGTCATCAGGGAGACAGTAGCCACGCCATCGTAGGTCACCGTGAAGTGGGCAACCGCGACGGTTTGAATCGCGTTTTCGCGCAAGTCATCCGGGATCTCGGGTACCGGCGCGTAGATCGCGTGCGCCCCGAGATTGTCACTGCCTAGTCCGCCGGGACCTGTACCGCTGCCCGTGCCGGCGCCCGCTCCTGCCGACCCGCCTACCCCGCTCGAGCCCTCGTTACCTGTGCCGCTTGCCGCGCCACTAGGCACCGGAGCAGGCGCGGCGGTCGAGGTGGTCGCGGTTCCATTCGGCGACACGGGCAGCGGCGGCGGTGCCAGCTTCTTTCGGTGCACCACCGGCGGTGGCGGCGGTGCGACTTTGGGTTTGGAGGGGGTGGCGGCAGCGTGAGCGGGCGCGGCTCCGCCGCCCGCGAGACCGCCTACCTCGGGCGGCAACTCTATAATCTGCGCTTCGAGCGGCCTGAGTTCCGACGGCTTGGGTTCAGTGCCCTGGAGGATAAACGTGAATGCTGCGAGCAACGCGATCCATAACGCGATCGCAACCGCGGTGACCCAGGGCAAGCGTCGCCACGGATGGTCAAAGTCCGCAAGCGGCGGCAGGTGGAGGGTGTCGTTCATTCGCGCTTTACCGCAATCAGGAAATGCTCGACGCCGGCGCGTCGCGCCTGAAGCATGGTTTGCACGACGATCCCTTCGGGTGCGGCGCTATCCGCATTGACGACGACACCTGGGTCGGCGCGGTTGAGCATCGACTTTAACGTAAAGGCCATGGTCGCGAGGGTGGTAGGTGTCTTGTCGATAAAAATCTGGCTGTCCTTGGTGATGGTCAGCGTGACTGGTTCCTCATGCTGTAAATTCTGTGCGTTGCCTTGCGGGAGGTTTACGGTGATCGAGTTGAGACTCTGCATCGACAAGGATGCGAGCATGAACGTTACCAGCAGAAAGAACATCACGTCGATCATCGGTATGATCTCAATGCGGCCGTGACGATAACTGCGCGATCGCGGAAGCTTCATAACGCCATCCGATCCTTGCCGGCCTCGTGAACCGGGTGGACGCTGCGGACGCCGCCCGATTCCTGGTCGAGACGGATGTGATCGGCGAGCTTCGAGCCGAGGCGCTCCATATGGTCAAGCGCCTGCGACTGCGCACGCGAAAAGAAGTTAAAGCCGAACAGAGCAATCAGAGCGATCAGCAATCCCAGCGCGGTCGAGATCAGTGCTTGCGCGACACCCGATGTGACCCGGGTCGGAGCGACCAGACCGGAGCCACCGATCACCTGGAACGCTTGCATCATGCCGGTGATCGTTCCGAGCAATCCCATCAGAGGCGCGGCCGTCACCACGGTCTCCAATATCCAGAGTCCGCGGCTCATGGTCTTCTCGATTCGCCCCGCCTCGTCGCCCGCCCGCGATTCCACCCACCACGCCGGATGATCGCGATTGGAGGAAATCACGCCGAGGAATCTGCCATAGGCGTTGCGAGGGCCCAGTTGTTCAATCTCCCGATCCAAATCTTTCCAGGCGAACCCGTAGGTCTCAATCAGGCCCCCCACTTCCTCCGGGAGTCGTAGACAACGCCAATATGCGACTGCGCGATCGAGCATAATTACCAGCGCGAGCGCACCCAGCAGCAGCAGCGGATATACCATCGCGCCGCCGTAGCTGAGCGCCTCCCAAGCGAGTCTGAGTTCATTCATATCGATACTTCTGTCCTCGGAATTTCATTAGTTCGCGGCGCTCTTACCCCAAGGTAGATCCCATTTGATACCCCCAAATATCGCCCGCCGCGGGCCAAACTGGCTAGAGAACACGCCGATCCCGGAGCCGCTGCGGATCTGGTAGATGCGATCGTTCGCGTTCTGCATGACCAGCCGGAGCTCTACGCCGCCAACCTCGGGCAAAACCAGTTTCTTCACGATACCGAGGTTGAGCTGGATGTAGTAGGGAAGGTTGCCGGTGTTGGCGAATCCTTTGCGCAGGCCGCTCTGATAGAAGCCGTTGGCCGTGAAGAGGAAGCCGTAAAGGTTGTAGGCAATTCCCGCTGAGCTCGTAAAGGTCTGGTCATGGTCGAGGAAGATGTAATGCGAACTTATGAAGTTCAGTTCGTCCCTTGAAAACAGGAACTGGTCAGAGGTGATCGTACTGCCCTGTGCGACCGAGTACGTGAAGTTCGCATACGCCGACAGATTCTTTCGATCCAAGCTGTTTGCGACCTCTACGCCGTATTGCCGACCACTATTGTAGTTGAACGGGGTAAAGATGAGCGTCGGTCCGAACTGTCCTTCATCGATGAGCTGGCTGGAGAGTTTAAAATAGCTATCCACGTCAGTCTTTATTCCGAAGGGCAGGTTCTGAATCACCCCCAGATCGAAGTAGTTGGCACGTTCGGGCGAGATGTTGGAGTCGGCTTTAACTTCAGGCTCTGCCACGGTGTTCTTGAACGCCTTGATGTCCGTGGTCGCTACGTTCTCGGTAGGCGGCGGTGTGAAGTAGCGCGCATAGCCGGCGTGTATGGTGGTGGGCTCAAACAACTGGTAGGCCGCGGTAACACGGGGACTGAACTGGAAAGACCGCGTGAATCCGTCGTACAGATCAAATCGCGCGCCGTAGTTGACGGTCAGCTTGGGCGCTCCGGCCGGACGCCACTCGTCCTGCAGGTAAATGCCGTAAAGCCAGACGGTCTCCGCGCGATTGTCCACGATCTGAATCGGGATATCGGAAGTCTGCGTCCCGGTCGTCCCCGGGAAGGTGAGCGTATGGTTGTCGAATTCAGCACGCTCGCCCTGAAAGAGATATCCGGCGCGGAAAGTATGGTCAGCTATGCCTCGGTAGGCGAAGTCGCCCTGCAGACCGCTGGCCCAGTCGCTGCGGAAAACCCTGCTTGATTGACCGTTGAAAATCAAATCGCCTTGGTCATCGGGATGAAATGACAGCGTCGAATACCGGGTGAATCCTGCTACCTGGTAATCGATGTCCTCATGCAAGACGCCTTGGAGAGCGACCACCCCAAAGTAGTTCTGCTCGAATTGGGTCTCGTCGACGTCCGCGGAGGGAAAGACCGGGGTGCCCGCGAGCGTAAAGACCTGCTTCTGGCCGGGATTGGCGGGAATGTCATAGTGGGCAACGTTGAAGCCACCAAATGCCGAGACCCTGGTGGTTGAATTTACGAAGTAATTGGCGATGCCAAATGCGTTCCCTTGCTGAGTTGTGTCATTGATCGCCTCGGGACCGGGAGTCGGCGGTTCCAAACCACGATCGTTCTGCAGAAAGTACCCAGTCGCGTAGTAGCTCAGGTCTCCCTTGGTCCCCCCTACCTCCATGCTCGGATTCAGGGTCCCGCGCTGCCCGCCATACATGCCGAGGTTGCCCCCGTTTTCAATTTCGCCGGTTTTGGTCTGGATCGAAACGACCCCGGCGGTATGGTAGCCGTACTGCGCGGGCAGAGTGCCTTCGAGCAGAGAGATGCTGGAAGCCATGCGCGGACTCAAGGTTTGCGAGAAGCCCGCGGCGATTCCTTCGGGCAATTCGATGCCGTTGATGCGGTACTGAATCTCCGCGTGCTCGCCGCGGATGTGCAGTGCGCCGAAGGAATCCTGCACTACCCCGGGCGCTTGGAGGAGCACCTGGTTCATCGGGGTGTTGTTACCTGCGGGCATCTCTTGAATTGACTGCTGCGTGAAACGGTAGACGCTGCTACCCGTCTCAGGGCTTAGATCGTTGCGCGCCTGGTTAAGCTTTTGCGCTCTCAACTGGAGACTAAGCGCGGTCTGTGCCTCCATCGCGAGCTCGACCGGCTTCGCCCCGGCAGCGGTGACGGTAACTAAGGCGAGGGCGGTCTTGAATTCGGCCTTGTTCGCGACGACCTCGTAGGTGCCCGGTGCCACATCTGAAAAGGCGAAGTGACCCTTCTTGTCACTGATAGAACGGCCGATAATTCGCCCGTCGTTGGTCTGCAGGATCACTTTAACGCCCTCCATTGGACGTCCGAGCGCATCGCTAGCCGTTCCGGTTACGACCTTGCCGGTTTTTTTGGCGCCACCTTCCGCCGCGTTCGCAATCGTTCCTACCGCCGCGATCTGAAGCAGACAAACTAACGCGGCCAACACTTTCCATTCTCGCATCGCAAAACTCCTGCGCAGGGCACGCGCCATTCTGTGCGCCCTGCGCGGCTGGGCACGTAGACAAGACCACGTGCGCTCGAGATTCAGTTGTTTCGAAGAAGCGGACGCTTAGAGCGATGCGGGCGGAGCGCGGCCGAAGTGAGACTCGAACGCGACTTCCGATGTCTCACCCGAATTGGACGCGAAAACGGAGTGGATTTCGACTTCGGGCGAGTGCTGCGCCGGCGCTGGAGAAGAAGCGGCTGGCGCGTGGAAAGCGATTAGGCAGACGGGGCAAAGTTCGGGGTCGGCACTGACTTGGGTCTGGGCGGCGTGCCAGGAGCTGGGCAAGTTGTGATAGTGCGCGGTGCCGACCAGCTGGATAAAGACGATCAGGGCCGCCGCGAAGATCGCGGTGATCGGGCGAGGCCCGCCCTGGGCGGTTTCAGTTCGGCGGATCAAAATCGTTCTTCCGGTCGGTTGCTCGGCCCGATTTTTATTCGCAACGCAGTCGCCGTGCAAGACCGGCGGTCCTCAAGTCGCCACCGTACGCCCCATGTTACACTCAAGCGCATGCAGGATCGTTGTTATCTACTAATTTTAAAGAAACATGCGTTCTAGTAGAAAAATGGAATCGGTTTGGCTGA
This is a stretch of genomic DNA from Candidatus Binataceae bacterium. It encodes these proteins:
- a CDS encoding energy transducer TonB, which translates into the protein MNDTLHLPPLADFDHPWRRLPWVTAVAIALWIALLAAFTFILQGTEPKPSELRPLEAQIIELPPEVGGLAGGGAAPAHAAATPSKPKVAPPPPPVVHRKKLAPPPLPVSPNGTATTSTAAPAPVPSGAASGTGNEGSSGVGGSAGAGAGTGSGTGPGGLGSDNLGAHAIYAPVPEIPDDLRENAIQTVAVAHFTVTYDGVATVSLMTKTESPRLNQIILDALKQWRFFPAMKNGVAIDSEFDLKIPITVQ
- a CDS encoding biopolymer transporter ExbD; this encodes MKLPRSRSYRHGRIEIIPMIDVMFFLLVTFMLASLSMQSLNSITVNLPQGNAQNLQHEEPVTLTITKDSQIFIDKTPTTLATMAFTLKSMLNRADPGVVVNADSAAPEGIVVQTMLQARRAGVEHFLIAVKRE
- a CDS encoding MotA/TolQ/ExbB proton channel family protein, with the translated sequence MNELRLAWEALSYGGAMVYPLLLLGALALVIMLDRAVAYWRCLRLPEEVGGLIETYGFAWKDLDREIEQLGPRNAYGRFLGVISSNRDHPAWWVESRAGDEAGRIEKTMSRGLWILETVVTAAPLMGLLGTITGMMQAFQVIGGSGLVAPTRVTSGVAQALISTALGLLIALIALFGFNFFSRAQSQALDHMERLGSKLADHIRLDQESGGVRSVHPVHEAGKDRMAL
- a CDS encoding TonB-dependent receptor, whose protein sequence is MREWKVLAALVCLLQIAAVGTIANAAEGGAKKTGKVVTGTASDALGRPMEGVKVILQTNDGRIIGRSISDKKGHFAFSDVAPGTYEVVANKAEFKTALALVTVTAAGAKPVELAMEAQTALSLQLRAQKLNQARNDLSPETGSSVYRFTQQSIQEMPAGNNTPMNQVLLQAPGVVQDSFGALHIRGEHAEIQYRINGIELPEGIAAGFSQTLSPRMASSISLLEGTLPAQYGYHTAGVVSIQTKTGEIENGGNLGMYGGQRGTLNPSMEVGGTKGDLSYYATGYFLQNDRGLEPPTPGPEAINDTTQQGNAFGIANYFVNSTTRVSAFGGFNVAHYDIPANPGQKQVFTLAGTPVFPSADVDETQFEQNYFGVVALQGVLHEDIDYQVAGFTRYSTLSFHPDDQGDLIFNGQSSRVFRSDWASGLQGDFAYRGIADHTFRAGYLFQGERAEFDNHTLTFPGTTGTQTSDIPIQIVDNRAETVWLYGIYLQDEWRPAGAPKLTVNYGARFDLYDGFTRSFQFSPRVTAAYQLFEPTTIHAGYARYFTPPPTENVATTDIKAFKNTVAEPEVKADSNISPERANYFDLGVIQNLPFGIKTDVDSYFKLSSQLIDEGQFGPTLIFTPFNYNSGRQYGVEVANSLDRKNLSAYANFTYSVAQGSTITSDQFLFSRDELNFISSHYIFLDHDQTFTSSAGIAYNLYGFLFTANGFYQSGLRKGFANTGNLPYYIQLNLGIVKKLVLPEVGGVELRLVMQNANDRIYQIRSGSGIGVFSSQFGPRRAIFGGIKWDLPWGKSAAN